In one Dehalococcoidia bacterium genomic region, the following are encoded:
- a CDS encoding methyltransferase domain-containing protein codes for MVQTDQWSPAQYNKFRTERMQPFFDLVALIRPRDGMQAIDLGCGTGELTALLAERLPAATVLGVDSSAAMLEQAAPRAGARLSFARQAAATLADFSAYDLVFSHAALQWVPNNEGLMRRILGSLRPGAQIAVQLPNNEAHPSHVEAQALAAEPPFREQLGGFVRRSEALPLERYAELLHEHGFREQACFEKIYGHELPSSSDVVEWVKGTSLGSYLSRLNAADAAAFQAAYRARLLSRIGEQAPYFYPFRRMLFWGIKA; via the coding sequence ATGGTGCAGACCGACCAGTGGAGCCCCGCCCAGTACAACAAGTTCCGCACGGAGCGCATGCAGCCGTTCTTCGACCTCGTGGCGCTGATTCGCCCGCGCGACGGCATGCAGGCGATCGACCTCGGCTGCGGCACCGGCGAGCTGACTGCACTGCTCGCCGAACGCCTGCCCGCGGCCACGGTGCTCGGCGTCGACTCCTCCGCGGCCATGCTGGAGCAGGCAGCGCCCCGCGCCGGCGCCCGCCTCAGCTTCGCGCGCCAGGCCGCGGCGACGCTCGCGGACTTCTCCGCCTACGACCTGGTCTTCTCGCACGCCGCCCTGCAATGGGTTCCGAACAACGAAGGGCTGATGCGGCGTATCCTCGGCTCGCTGCGGCCCGGCGCGCAAATCGCCGTGCAGTTGCCCAACAATGAGGCGCACCCCTCGCATGTCGAGGCACAGGCGCTGGCCGCCGAGCCGCCGTTCCGCGAACAGCTCGGTGGCTTCGTGCGGCGCAGCGAGGCGCTGCCGCTGGAACGGTACGCGGAGCTGCTCCACGAGCACGGCTTCCGCGAGCAGGCCTGCTTCGAGAAGATCTACGGCCACGAGCTCCCGTCTTCGAGCGACGTGGTGGAGTGGGTGAAGGGCACCAGCCTCGGCTCGTACCTGTCGCGGCTGAATGCGGCGGACGCGGCAGCCTTCCAGGCGGCCTACCGGGCGCGGCTGCTGTCGCGCATCGGCGAGCAGGCGCCCTACTTCTATCCCTTCCGCCGCATGCTGTTCTGGGGCATAAAGGCCTGA